A genome region from Manihot esculenta cultivar AM560-2 chromosome 5, M.esculenta_v8, whole genome shotgun sequence includes the following:
- the LOC122723739 gene encoding cytochrome P450 83B1-like, with protein MVLLVLLLLALPFLLSFLLRKLKTKRNLHLPPGPKGLPFIGNLHQFDSLNPHSYLWQLSQKHGPLMSLRLGFVPILVVSSAKMAKEVMKTHDLKFCSRPALVGNQKFSYNGLDVAFSSYNAYWREIRKICVVYLFNSNRVQSFRPIREFEISHMLEKISKSAVALKPVNLSEAMMSVTSTIICRTAFGKRYEEDGVESSRFQELLKELQALFTCFFVSDYFPFLGFIDKFTGFFHRLEKNFKEFDIFYEQIIKEHLDPSRSKPAEEDFLDILLQLWKSRSFKVDLTFDHIKAVLMNVFVAGTDTSAATVVWAMTLLMKNPMAMKKAQEEVRKLVGKKGFVEEADCQQLPYLQAVIKETMRLQPTAPLLLPRESMENCVLDGYDIPAKTIVYVNTWAIGRDPEIWENPEEFNPERFINSSIDLKGQDFELTPFGAGRRICPGMFMGLANVEVSLANLLYKFHWEMPVGMKKEDLDMDVQPGIAMHKKNALCLMARKYA; from the exons ATGGTTTTGCTTGTACTTCTCCTGTTAGCTCTTCCATTccttctttcatttcttctccgAAAACTCAAAACCAAAAGAAATCTTCATTTGCCACCTGGTCCAAAGGGTCTTCCATTCATAGGCAACTTGCATCAATTTGATAGCTTAAACCCTCACTCCTACTTATGGCAGCTTTCTCAAAAGCATGGTCCTTTAATGTCGTTGCGTCTAGGTTTTGTACCAATCCTCGTAGTTTCCTCAGCCAAAATGGCTAAAGAAGTCATGAAAACCCATGATCTTAAATTCTGTAGCAGGCCTGCTTTAGTTGGCAATCAAAAGTTTTCGTATAATGGTTTAGACGTGGCTTTTTCATCTTACAATGCTTATTGGAGAGAGATAAGAAAAATTTGTGTGGTTTATCTCTTCAACTCTAATAGAGTGCAAAGTTTCCGTCCCATTAGAGAATTTGAAATTTCCCACATGCTTGAAAAGATCTCCAAATCAGCCGTTGCCTtgaaacctgtaaacttgtCTGAAGCCATGATGTCAGTGACAAGTACTATAATTTGTAGGACAGCTTTTGGGAAGAGGTACGAGGAAGATGGGGTTGAAAGTAGTAGATTTCAAGAGTTGCTGAAAGAACTTCAGGCCTTGTTTACATGTTTTTTTGTTTCAGattactttcctttcttgggTTTTATTGATAAGTTCACTGGATTCTTCCATCGCCTAGAGAAAAACTTCAAGGAATTTGATATCTTCTATGAACAGATAATCAAAGAGCACCTTGACCCAAGTAGGTCAAAGCCTGCAGAGGAGGATTTTCTCGATATCTTACTTCAATTATGGAAGAGCCGTTCTTTTAAAGTTGATCTCACCTTTGATCACATCAAAGCTGTGCTTATG AACGTGTTTGTGGCAGGAACAGACACCAGCGCAGCTACTGTAGTTTGGGCCATGACCTTACTTATGAAGAATCCCATGGCAATGAAGAAAGCTCAAGAAGAAGTAAGAAAACTTGTGGGGAAGAAAGGCTTTGTAGAAGAAGCTGATTGTCAACAACTGCCTTATCTCCAAGCTGTGATCAAAGAAACAATGAGACTACAACCCACAGCTCCCTTATTATTGCCAAGGGAATCAATGGAAAACTGCGTTTTAGATGGATATGACATACCAGCTAAAACTATAGTTTATGTGAATACATGGGCAATCGGAAGAGACCCTGAAATCTGGGAGAATCCAGAAGAGTTTAATCCTGAGAGATTCATCAATAGCTCTATTGACTTGAAAGGGCAAGATTTTGAGCTGACACCATTTGGAGCTGGTAGAAGAATTTGCCCCGGGATGTTTATGGGTCTCGCAAATGTGGAGGTATCTCTGGCTAATTTGCTTTACAAATTTCATTGGGAGATGCCTGTTGGAATGAAGAAGGAAGACTTGGACATGGATGTGCAACCAGGCATTGCCATGCACAAGAAAAATGCTCTTTGCCTTATGGCCAGGAAGTATGCCTGA
- the LOC110615397 gene encoding cytochrome P450 83B1 yields the protein MSFLMKNPKTMKKVQDEIRSLIGKRGFVDEDDIQQLPYLKAVVKEMMRLQPTVPLLVPRETVHKCTLGEYEIAEKTLVYVNAWAIGRDPEAWEKPLEFRPERFLDTCIDMKGQDYELIPFGAGRRICPGIFMGIANVELSLANLLYKFDWEMPDGMKREDIDTDNVLPGIAVHKREHLCLMAKKYI from the coding sequence ATGAGTTTTCTAATGAAAAATCCTAAAACAATGAAAAAAGTTCAAGATGAAATAAGAAGCTTAATTGGGAAAAGGGGTTTTGTAGATGAAGACGATATTCAACAATTGCCTTATCTTAAAGCTGTGGTGAAAGAGATGATGAGACTGCAACCAACAGTTCCATTGCTAGTCCCAAGAGAAACAGTTCACAAGTGCACTTTAGGTGAGTATGAAATAGCTGAAAAGACACTAGTTTACGTGAATGCATGGGCAATTGGGAGGGATCCTGAAGCTTGGGAGAAGCCATTGGAGTTCCGTCCAGAGAGATTTTTGGATACTTGTATTGACATGAAAGGACAGGATTATGAGTTAATACCATTTGGAGCTGGCAGGAGAATTTGTCCTGGAATATTTATGGGAATTGCCAATGTGGAGCTTTCACTCGCTAATCTTCTTTACAAATTTGATTGGGAAATGCCTGATGGGATGAAAAGGGAGGACATAGACACCGATAATGTCCTGCCAGGAATTGCTGTGCACAAGAGGGAGCACCTCTGCTTGATGGCTAAGAAATATATCTAA